One genomic window of Corynebacterium sp. sy039 includes the following:
- a CDS encoding Xaa-Pro peptidase family protein, which yields MTEQKCFPAHVYQERLNKAQEICRHKHVDGLIISSGSQFAYLLGTYMHTHERFCALIIPASGQPALILPDVDKAELAKGVVGALDIKLTGWQDGENAYALALSVLAAQHDSGDGELRRIGVGPDLTADHFLKIRTHLPHAEYVLATTLLAELFVQKDEEEIAQLRRAAQAIDAVHAQVPALLVAGRTEAEVAAQLHELIACEHEHIDFVIVGSAENGANPHHDYSQRVLATGDVVVVDIGGTTDFGYHSDCTRTYVVGGSETVDAEVARRYAILQKAQAAALAAVAPGVSAHSIDQAARDIIAEAGFADNFIHRTGHGIGLSVHEEPYIIAGNELILQPGMCFSVEPGIYFPGEFGARIEDIVVVTETGCETLNNQPRGLQ from the coding sequence ATGACTGAACAAAAATGTTTTCCAGCACACGTTTATCAAGAAAGACTCAATAAAGCGCAAGAGATTTGCCGCCACAAGCACGTAGACGGTCTTATTATTTCCAGCGGGTCACAATTTGCTTATCTGCTGGGTACATATATGCACACACACGAGCGTTTTTGTGCTCTTATTATTCCTGCTTCTGGACAACCGGCACTGATATTGCCTGATGTTGATAAGGCGGAATTGGCTAAAGGCGTTGTCGGTGCGTTAGATATCAAACTCACCGGATGGCAAGACGGCGAAAATGCATATGCTCTTGCATTATCCGTATTGGCTGCTCAGCATGATTCAGGTGATGGTGAACTTCGTCGTATAGGGGTTGGTCCTGATTTAACTGCTGATCATTTCCTTAAGATTCGCACGCATTTGCCACATGCTGAGTATGTACTTGCAACCACGTTACTTGCAGAGTTATTTGTCCAAAAAGATGAAGAAGAAATTGCGCAGTTGCGTCGTGCTGCTCAGGCTATTGATGCAGTTCATGCACAGGTTCCTGCTTTATTAGTTGCAGGTCGTACTGAAGCAGAGGTTGCCGCACAATTACATGAACTTATCGCTTGCGAACATGAACATATTGATTTTGTCATTGTTGGTTCTGCAGAAAATGGTGCGAATCCTCATCATGACTATTCTCAGCGAGTATTAGCCACCGGCGATGTTGTTGTCGTCGATATTGGTGGTACTACTGATTTTGGTTATCACTCTGATTGCACCCGTACCTATGTTGTCGGTGGTAGTGAGACTGTTGATGCTGAGGTTGCGCGTCGTTATGCTATCTTGCAAAAAGCACAAGCTGCCGCGTTAGCTGCTGTCGCACCTGGCGTCAGTGCGCATAGTATTGATCAAGCTGCTAGAGATATAATCGCTGAGGCTGGGTTTGCCGATAATTTCATTCACCGAACTGGGCATGGCATTGGGTTATCTGTGCACGAAGAACCATATATTATTGCGGGTAATGAGCTGATTTTACAGCCAGGAATGTGTTTTTCTGTAGAACCAGGTATTTATTTTCCAGGTGAATTTGGTGCACGCATTGAAGATATTGTGGTGGTTACCGAAACTGGATGTGAGACTCTCAATAATCAACCTCGAGGCTTGCAATGA
- a CDS encoding precorrin-8X methylmutase, with amino-acid sequence MEKNDVAYPHVAPYFNDVTQEYITDGNAIYRRSFAMIRAESDLRDFSEDQARVAVRMIHAAGDTALAKDIAMSDDVVEHTYAALAQGAPILCDVTMVATGITRMRLPAHNDIRCLLHDPAVPELAHTLGTTRSAAAVELWKPDLAHAVVAIGNAPTALFHLLNELAASPELPRPAAIVGIPVGFVGAAESKLALARMAEQLGTHYITVHGRRGGSAITCAALNALAHPEEIMS; translated from the coding sequence ATGGAAAAAAATGATGTGGCTTATCCTCATGTAGCCCCCTATTTCAATGATGTAACACAGGAATATATCACTGACGGCAATGCTATTTATCGTCGTTCCTTTGCAATGATCCGTGCTGAATCTGATCTTCGAGATTTTTCTGAAGACCAAGCACGAGTTGCAGTGCGTATGATTCATGCTGCTGGTGATACCGCACTAGCCAAAGACATTGCTATGAGTGATGATGTTGTTGAACATACCTATGCGGCACTAGCCCAAGGAGCACCCATTTTGTGCGACGTTACCATGGTTGCCACAGGTATCACACGCATGAGATTACCTGCACATAATGATATTCGATGCTTGTTGCACGACCCAGCAGTTCCTGAATTAGCACACACATTAGGCACGACACGCAGTGCTGCAGCTGTGGAACTATGGAAACCTGATTTAGCACATGCAGTGGTAGCCATTGGTAATGCGCCAACCGCACTTTTTCATTTGCTCAATGAGCTTGCTGCCTCACCAGAATTACCGCGTCCCGCTGCTATAGTTGGCATTCCTGTTGGTTTTGTGGGTGCAGCAGAATCAAAACTGGCACTGGCTCGTATGGCAGAGCAACTCGGTACGCACTATATCACTGTGCATGGTCGTCGGGGTGGCTCAGCAATTACCTGTGCTGCACTCAATGCCCTAGCTCATCCTGAGGAGATTATGTCGTGA
- the cobM gene encoding precorrin-4 C(11)-methyltransferase: MTVYFIGAGPGAADLLTLRADKLIRSCQVCLYAGSIVPQEVLEHTPEGAQVINTARMPLDEIISLIIAADEQGHDVARLHSGDTSIYSALAEQLRRLEQHKIQYEIVPGVTAFSAAAAVLGRELTVPTVGQTVILTRVQGRASRMPVGEDLHSLGQSRATMVIHLAVHDIRRVVRELTPNYGDDCPCAVVAYASRPEETICRGTLQDIAEKVEEAQIQRTAVIIVGNVLTADTFSDSYLYSLHRPRDEEGRTIPCVR; the protein is encoded by the coding sequence GTGACTGTTTATTTTATTGGTGCAGGTCCAGGTGCGGCTGATTTGCTTACTTTGCGGGCAGATAAGCTCATTCGCTCTTGTCAGGTGTGCCTATATGCAGGCTCAATTGTGCCTCAAGAGGTTTTAGAACATACTCCAGAGGGAGCACAAGTAATAAATACAGCACGAATGCCGCTTGATGAGATTATTTCTTTAATCATTGCTGCTGATGAGCAAGGGCATGACGTCGCGCGCTTGCATTCTGGCGATACATCTATTTATTCAGCACTTGCTGAACAACTTCGTCGCCTTGAGCAGCATAAAATACAGTACGAAATTGTTCCTGGGGTTACTGCTTTTAGTGCGGCGGCAGCAGTATTGGGGCGAGAATTAACAGTACCTACAGTTGGACAGACAGTAATTCTCACGAGGGTTCAAGGGCGTGCTTCGCGTATGCCAGTGGGGGAGGATCTCCACAGTTTGGGTCAAAGCCGTGCAACGATGGTTATTCATTTGGCGGTGCATGATATTCGACGAGTCGTTCGTGAACTCACACCGAATTATGGTGATGATTGTCCTTGCGCTGTGGTCGCCTATGCTAGTCGCCCAGAAGAAACTATCTGTCGTGGAACTCTCCAAGACATTGCTGAGAAAGTAGAAGAAGCACAGATTCAACGCACTGCAGTGATTATCGTAGGTAATGTGCTCACTGCAGATACTTTTAGCGATTCATATTTATATTCCCTGCATCGACCTCGTGATGAAGAAGGACGAACCATCCCATGCGTGCGTTAA
- the cobJ gene encoding precorrin-3B C(17)-methyltransferase codes for MSNNFGGKLIGIGVGPGDPELLTIKAIKALESADVVAFHAKPQGESTAYEIVKEHIKSHQHLELLEYPVTTGITEHPGGYAGAMAEFYHQASQRLSQHLSEGKTVAVLALGDPMLYSSYQHLHRVLAQDYAAEIVPGIPSITAAADYLGLALAEEKEILSIIPGTCSREEITQALSQCQSAVIMKLGRTFNKVKAAMIQAGVAQRAYVVVRVGMAGQKHIPLLDAQEKDVPYFSVAVVPSLEAQKDDIVTENITQRRGEVVVLGLGPGASEWTTPEATEELAYATDLIGYTTYINRVPKIPGQRRHASDNKVEAERAAMALDLAKRGRRVAVVSSGDPGVFAMAAAVLETADDPQWADVSVRIVPGMTAAQAVAARVGAPLGHDFGMISLSDRLKPFSVIEKRIHALAQADMAFAVYNPASRERREQVTRLRDIVCRYQQPHTPVIVARAVGSAEENITITDLEHFDPSIVDMRTMIIIGASTTRTYRAHDTTRVFTSRRYPA; via the coding sequence GTGAGCAATAATTTTGGTGGAAAACTAATCGGTATTGGTGTCGGTCCTGGTGACCCGGAGTTGCTCACCATCAAAGCGATAAAAGCATTAGAAAGCGCTGATGTTGTTGCTTTTCACGCCAAACCACAAGGTGAGTCAACGGCCTATGAGATTGTGAAAGAGCATATCAAAAGCCATCAACATTTAGAATTACTGGAATATCCAGTCACCACGGGTATCACTGAGCATCCAGGTGGTTATGCAGGCGCAATGGCTGAGTTCTATCATCAAGCTAGTCAGCGATTGTCACAGCATTTATCTGAGGGAAAGACTGTGGCGGTGCTTGCTCTTGGGGATCCCATGCTTTATAGCTCATATCAGCATTTGCATAGGGTTTTGGCACAGGATTATGCCGCAGAAATCGTACCGGGTATCCCCTCCATTACTGCTGCTGCAGATTATCTTGGCCTGGCACTGGCAGAGGAGAAAGAAATCCTTAGTATTATTCCGGGAACTTGCAGCCGGGAAGAAATAACTCAAGCATTATCACAGTGCCAGAGCGCAGTCATCATGAAGCTAGGCAGAACCTTTAACAAGGTAAAGGCCGCTATGATTCAGGCTGGGGTTGCTCAGCGAGCATATGTTGTCGTCCGGGTAGGAATGGCAGGTCAAAAGCACATCCCCTTACTAGACGCGCAAGAAAAAGATGTCCCCTATTTTTCTGTTGCTGTCGTACCATCTTTGGAGGCACAAAAAGACGACATTGTCACAGAAAACATAACCCAGCGACGAGGTGAAGTAGTCGTTCTTGGATTAGGACCTGGTGCGTCTGAATGGACAACTCCAGAAGCTACAGAGGAACTGGCATACGCCACTGACCTTATTGGCTACACCACCTATATTAACCGCGTGCCAAAGATTCCTGGTCAGCGTCGACACGCTAGTGATAATAAAGTGGAAGCAGAACGAGCAGCAATGGCGTTGGATTTAGCCAAGCGAGGGCGTCGGGTGGCTGTTGTATCTTCTGGTGATCCTGGTGTTTTTGCGATGGCAGCTGCGGTATTAGAAACTGCAGATGATCCCCAATGGGCTGATGTGTCAGTTCGTATTGTTCCTGGTATGACCGCTGCTCAAGCAGTTGCTGCACGCGTAGGTGCACCGCTTGGTCATGATTTCGGCATGATTTCCCTGTCCGATAGGTTGAAGCCTTTTAGCGTTATTGAAAAAAGAATTCATGCACTTGCCCAGGCAGATATGGCTTTTGCGGTATATAACCCAGCGTCACGGGAACGTCGTGAACAAGTGACACGATTGCGCGATATTGTGTGCCGCTATCAGCAACCACACACCCCGGTGATCGTCGCGCGAGCAGTAGGAAGTGCTGAGGAAAACATCACTATTACTGATCTTGAGCATTTTGATCCTAGCATTGTCGATATGCGCACCATGATCATTATTGGTGCCTCAACTACTCGCACGTATCGTGCGCACGATACAACACGAGTATTTACTTCACGACGTTATCCCGCATAG
- a CDS encoding SDR family oxidoreductase, with translation MTPTIVLLGATSEIGSELVLRICAQHHVVLAARRIDALADLEEKLLDRGALSVEKLFFDAQDLDSHRPLFEHIVHNAPGYIHHVIVAFGILGDQEKAQVDELHAAEIAHIDYTAQIVSLSVAADVLLSNQEVSTLTAFSSIAGWRARRANYVYGSTKAGLDAFCQGLTDRLHGSCVNMITVRPGFVIGAMTTGMKPAPLSVDAATVADTVAKTLTLPVGKLRSRTLWVPAQLRLLAWVMRIIPRGVWRKMPR, from the coding sequence ATGACACCCACTATTGTTCTTCTTGGCGCTACCAGCGAAATAGGCAGTGAACTTGTACTTCGCATCTGTGCACAGCATCATGTTGTCCTTGCTGCTAGACGTATCGACGCATTAGCTGATTTAGAAGAAAAGTTATTGGATCGAGGAGCACTTAGTGTTGAAAAACTATTCTTTGATGCTCAGGATCTAGATTCTCATCGTCCGTTATTCGAGCATATCGTGCATAATGCACCAGGGTATATTCACCATGTTATTGTTGCTTTTGGTATTTTAGGCGATCAAGAAAAAGCACAGGTCGATGAGTTACATGCAGCTGAGATCGCTCATATCGACTACACTGCACAAATAGTGTCTCTTAGTGTGGCTGCTGATGTTTTGCTCAGCAACCAAGAAGTATCAACACTTACTGCTTTTTCTTCTATCGCTGGATGGCGTGCTCGTCGCGCAAACTATGTTTATGGTTCGACTAAAGCTGGACTCGACGCTTTTTGCCAAGGCTTGACGGATAGATTGCATGGTAGTTGCGTAAACATGATTACTGTTCGTCCTGGGTTTGTCATCGGTGCCATGACCACAGGGATGAAACCGGCGCCGTTATCAGTTGATGCAGCTACGGTGGCAGATACTGTAGCAAAGACTTTGACTCTGCCAGTGGGGAAGTTGCGTAGTAGAACTTTGTGGGTACCAGCACAGTTGCGACTGTTGGCATGGGTCATGCGGATTATTCCTCGTGGCGTGTGGCGAAAAATGCCTCGTTGA
- a CDS encoding precorrin-3B synthase, whose product MTARKHLSPSRDSNSDETKKEKNVIRGSRTDRCPGAHSLHQAADGYVGRLRFPGGLVQPENWETIHQLAAEHGDSHFHLTSRGNVQIRGIKDPLAFSNAVSQARLVPSKAHDRLRNIIASPFSTQLWEVVAKFDAALLANDEIVGLPGRILFGFDSGEGDILSQKPDFGMMHFEYGSLLILGGELTRVAIDRVQDSNEILLAAAVKWQQERAQLWRVHEHDSFSQHTIDFLVDTYNLTMLDQHDMPALSQEQSQKRRVGWFDNEHGSVTLGFASAFGQYDATIAQILAAIGAPTTVTPWASVIVHDVSESVAEAIVKVLAPMGMIFDEQSPWLSLSACTGLPGCTQALSNVRHDAAAYAQQQTQVEGLVHFSGCQRRCGHPLDTHTEFLAISDAEYEVSTR is encoded by the coding sequence GTGACTGCCCGAAAACATTTGTCCCCATCGAGGGATAGCAATAGTGACGAGACGAAAAAAGAAAAAAACGTTATACGAGGTTCTCGTACCGATCGATGTCCTGGTGCCCATTCCCTGCACCAAGCTGCCGACGGATATGTTGGTCGTCTTCGATTCCCGGGTGGTCTTGTGCAACCAGAAAATTGGGAGACAATCCATCAACTCGCAGCCGAACATGGTGATTCTCATTTTCATCTCACTTCTCGTGGCAACGTCCAAATACGTGGGATAAAAGACCCCTTGGCCTTTAGCAATGCTGTATCCCAGGCGCGGCTTGTACCGTCGAAAGCTCATGATAGATTGCGCAATATCATTGCTTCGCCTTTTTCTACCCAACTATGGGAGGTAGTCGCCAAGTTTGATGCTGCATTATTAGCTAACGATGAAATTGTGGGTTTACCTGGTCGGATTCTTTTTGGTTTTGATTCAGGCGAAGGTGATATCCTCAGCCAAAAACCAGACTTTGGCATGATGCACTTTGAGTATGGTTCGTTACTCATTCTGGGAGGAGAACTTACACGCGTAGCCATTGATCGCGTTCAAGATAGCAATGAAATTTTGCTTGCAGCAGCAGTTAAGTGGCAGCAGGAACGGGCACAACTATGGCGTGTGCATGAGCATGATTCTTTTTCACAACACACAATTGACTTTTTGGTAGACACCTACAACTTGACCATGCTCGACCAGCACGATATGCCAGCGCTATCCCAGGAACAAAGTCAGAAGCGACGTGTTGGTTGGTTCGATAATGAGCATGGTTCAGTAACATTGGGGTTCGCTAGTGCATTTGGCCAATATGATGCCACTATCGCACAAATTCTTGCAGCTATTGGTGCGCCCACGACGGTAACGCCTTGGGCAAGTGTCATTGTGCATGATGTGTCTGAAAGCGTAGCAGAAGCGATAGTTAAAGTCTTGGCTCCTATGGGAATGATTTTTGACGAACAATCTCCTTGGTTGTCCCTCAGTGCGTGTACCGGATTACCTGGATGCACACAGGCACTATCTAATGTACGTCATGATGCCGCAGCCTATGCTCAGCAACAGACTCAGGTTGAGGGACTAGTACATTTTTCTGGTTGCCAACGTAGATGCGGCCACCCATTAGATACTCATACAGAATTTTTAGCTATTTCCGACGCAGAATATGAGGTCAGTACCCGATGA
- the cbiE gene encoding precorrin-6y C5,15-methyltransferase (decarboxylating) subunit CbiE: protein MSRTALSPHLKAYSNSDDHSMQQQYCAVVGIGAAGFSELGYKAQQLIINADVVVGSWRQLHLIPDDVSADKHPLPAPLLPALPKFFARLEEQYRRIVFLASGDPLFHGIGNTLLRLFPDKSFHIIPAVSSASLACSRLGWSVADTSVFSLVSNDISVLHRALDENQRFLVLGRDEQSPHDICQLLSQRHLSNSRVTVLSDLGSVDEQIIFSSAHTPPEVTSSLNVIAVEPHSDDLGQDSIRSLTPGLSDHCYQHDGQLTKQHIRALTVCALQPRNGETLWDIGAGAGSVAIEFLRTTKNSHAICFESIPSRQENIMTNAHRLGVKRHIAIQGQAPQAFDSVPDAPDVIFIGGGLTNENLFHQAWLRLKQGGRLVANAVTIESEQLLWQLHKNYGGDLTKINVATQHSIGSFSAWRPAYPITQWVVVKKT, encoded by the coding sequence ATGTCTAGAACTGCGCTTTCACCACACCTTAAGGCATATAGCAATAGCGATGACCATAGTATGCAGCAACAGTATTGTGCGGTCGTTGGTATAGGAGCTGCTGGTTTTTCTGAGCTAGGTTATAAAGCTCAGCAGCTCATTATCAATGCCGACGTGGTCGTGGGATCATGGCGACAACTGCATTTAATACCTGATGATGTTTCAGCTGATAAACATCCTTTGCCAGCGCCACTGTTACCTGCGCTACCAAAGTTTTTTGCCCGTCTTGAGGAACAGTATCGTCGCATTGTTTTTTTGGCTTCTGGTGATCCTCTGTTTCATGGCATTGGCAACACCTTATTGCGATTATTTCCTGATAAAAGTTTTCATATCATTCCTGCTGTTTCCAGTGCTAGCCTTGCGTGCTCTCGACTAGGTTGGTCAGTGGCAGATACTTCTGTTTTTAGTTTGGTATCCAATGACATTTCTGTGCTTCATCGTGCACTAGATGAGAATCAGCGTTTCCTAGTATTAGGCAGGGATGAACAAAGTCCACATGATATTTGCCAATTGCTATCCCAGCGCCATTTGTCAAATAGCAGGGTAACAGTGCTCAGTGACCTGGGTAGCGTCGATGAGCAGATTATTTTTTCTAGTGCGCATACACCACCCGAGGTGACAAGTTCACTTAATGTCATTGCTGTAGAACCTCATAGTGATGATCTTGGTCAGGATAGTATTCGCTCCTTAACCCCAGGACTAAGCGACCACTGCTATCAACATGATGGGCAACTAACTAAGCAGCACATTCGTGCTTTAACAGTATGTGCACTTCAACCTCGTAATGGCGAAACTCTATGGGATATTGGTGCTGGTGCTGGTTCTGTTGCCATTGAGTTTTTGCGTACGACGAAAAACTCTCATGCAATTTGTTTTGAGTCTATTCCAAGTAGACAAGAAAATATCATGACCAATGCGCATCGCCTTGGGGTAAAACGCCATATTGCTATTCAAGGACAAGCACCGCAAGCCTTTGATTCTGTACCAGATGCGCCCGATGTTATTTTCATCGGTGGTGGGTTGACCAATGAAAATCTATTTCATCAAGCATGGTTGAGGCTCAAGCAGGGGGGTAGGCTTGTTGCCAATGCAGTGACAATTGAAAGCGAGCAATTACTGTGGCAGCTGCATAAAAACTATGGCGGCGACTTAACAAAAATCAATGTTGCAACGCAACATAGCATTGGTTCTTTTTCTGCATGGCGCCCTGCGTATCCCATTACTCAGTGGGTTGTGGTCAAAAAAACCTAG
- a CDS encoding cobalt-precorrin-6A reductase: MRALILGGTHEARQLAQELYEYGWYVTSSLAGRVTHPRLPVGEVHIGGFGGPAGLAAWLLTHGIELIIDATHPFAERISISASEAARATGIPLIALRRLGWQPQARDKWVSVDSMSKAAQVCAQQFHHIFLTIGRQQLTHFAHDPYNLYVIRCVEKPSCPLPPRHRLILSRGPFEVSTEKKIMRDNQIDCVVTKNSGGQLTQAKLTAARELGISVVMIQRPILPKASYEATSVDDAMRYISMLA; the protein is encoded by the coding sequence ATGCGTGCGTTAATTCTTGGTGGCACTCATGAGGCACGACAACTAGCACAAGAACTCTATGAGTATGGTTGGTATGTCACCAGTTCGTTAGCTGGCAGGGTGACTCATCCTCGGTTGCCTGTCGGGGAAGTGCATATAGGTGGCTTTGGTGGTCCCGCAGGTCTTGCTGCCTGGTTATTAACGCATGGCATCGAACTCATCATTGATGCTACACACCCTTTTGCCGAGCGTATTAGTATCAGTGCTTCTGAAGCAGCACGGGCTACTGGGATTCCGCTTATTGCTTTGCGACGCCTCGGCTGGCAACCACAAGCCCGAGACAAATGGGTCAGTGTTGATTCCATGAGCAAAGCAGCTCAAGTATGTGCTCAGCAATTCCACCACATTTTCCTAACAATTGGGCGCCAACAGCTTACTCATTTTGCCCATGATCCTTATAATCTCTACGTCATTCGCTGTGTGGAAAAACCTTCGTGTCCTTTGCCTCCACGCCATCGGCTAATTTTATCGCGTGGACCTTTTGAGGTATCTACTGAGAAGAAGATAATGCGTGACAATCAAATTGATTGTGTTGTCACAAAGAACTCTGGTGGACAACTCACCCAGGCGAAACTAACAGCAGCACGAGAATTAGGGATTAGCGTTGTTATGATTCAGCGCCCGATTCTGCCTAAAGCAAGCTATGAGGCAACAAGCGTTGACGATGCTATGCGCTATATTTCTATGCTTGCATGA